CACGTTGTATTAGGCACTCGATTTGGCATCCTGGATCGCCTGACACTAGATATCCCGGctctcgtcgacgttgacgatAAAGTTGGCAAACCAGCGCACCTGCTCGACAAACatgtcggcctcgatgtACTCGTCGACCGTGTGTGCGTTGTTAAACGTGCCCTGGAAGATGAGGTAGGCAAAGCGGTAGATGTTACGGGTGAGGTTCCAGTATCTCTTCGTGTCCGTGTTACCGGTAGTCATGAACGGCGCCATGTGGATGCCGTCGCTGTACTTCCTCATAACATCAGGACGGGTGGCGTATACGCTCTTGGTTGTGCCGGACAGGAGACGCCACGCCGGTGATTCAACAGTGTACGGCGATACTGGCGCTGGCTCGAGCGAGCTATTCCATGCCTCAGCAAGAGTGAGTTTACCAGCCGCCTTATCCTGGGCGTGGATCACAGTACCAAACGCCTCAAAGTCGAGATTGAACTTGCTAGCCATCGACTTGAGCACGTCGGTAATCCGCTCCtggacggcctcgacggaACTTGCGATGGAAATACGGTGGTTGATATAGGCCGTCACGACTTCGGGGAGGGCGTTAATCTTGGCTCCGCCGGCGATGATATCGATCGCCTGTGTCGTCGTGATCGCAGCCGTGCCCGCGCGGCCAGCATATGCGGTCCAGAACGCCTCGACCTTTTTGAGCGCCTGCTTGTCCACCTTGTCCTTTGCCAGGCCGTCCGTCAATTTCTTGACTTGGCGTTTGAACTCGTCCGGCAGGGGAGCGTACTTGGCCGTGCACCCGATGAAGCTCACGAGCGGGCTCTCGGGGTTGAGATACGGCACGTGCGGGTGGCGCTCGATCTCGGTGACTGCCAGCGCTGCGTACCCGATACCCGTGTGTGGAGCTAGAATGAGTATGATTACGAGGAAGACTTACGGGGAACGGAAGAGTGGCCGCCAGAAGTATCGACCTTGAGTTCGACGTCAAGGTAACCCTTCTCAGCAACGGCGGGAAGCGCAAACACCTGCCCGAACAGCTCGCCCATACCACCGCCCTCATCGACAATGAGCGCCATCGAGTCCTTGCCGtacttggcctcgagccaTTTGCCCATGTGGTATGCACCCTGTCGTCAGTCTTCGAATACCCAAGAACACGGACAACTTTGCCCTAACGTCAGCTCGTCATGTGCAAGATACTCACGCCAGTCTCCTCGTCGCATCCAAGGGCCAAGATGACAGTACGGGTGGGGTTGAACTTGCCCgactcgaggagcagctcAATCGCCGAGCTCATGTCAGcattgacgacgagacACGAGATACTCACAGAGCGCCAATCAGCCCACTCTTGTCGTCCATTGAGCCGCGGCCCCAGATATATTTACCGTCGTACTCGCCACCATACGGGTCGTGGGTCCAGAGATGCCGTGTGTCCTCCAGGACGGGAACAACATCCTGGTGGGCCAGGAAGAGAAGGGGCTTGAGCGATGGGTCGGAGCCTGGCCACTCGTACACGAGCGCGTGGGTCTGGACCCGCGTGCGGGTGAGCTGCTCATGCGAAAGGGGAAAGACTTTCTCGAGGTCTGCGATTAGCTCTGAAGGAGAAACCACGTACAGTCGGCAAACTCGTAGAACACGTCCCAGCGCTTATCCTCGCCAATGGGCCCCATCTCATCAAAGATCTCGGTTGGGATCTTGACGGCATTGCTGAGCCAGGTTATGATGCGgtccttcttcccctccaATAGTGAGGAGACGTCCCATGACGGCGAGAGGGCCGAAGCCTGTTTGCACTCGCCAGCGTGTTTGTTCGGGTTGCTCTTGAGATCGGCCATGGGGGTCGACCACGCCACAGAGTCCATGACCAGACTCTGGGCTCTGTCCACGACCATACTCCGGGTAGGAGGGTACAGCATGGGGAGGAGGCATAGTGCCGCGACGAGTGGCTTGACCCAGCCGCGGCTACGCGGCGCGTTGTTGCGTACTGGCTCCACTGGAATCTCTGGACGACCCATGTTTGAAAGATTAGTGGGCAACGAGGCAACAGCGGGTCATGTTAACGTCATTCAGCTTAAGTACGATATCTCGTCAGGTCCCCCGGCCAGCCGGAGCACGTTCTCACCCGGCCCATCAAAGTTCAGCTGGTTCAGATTACCGCAGTTGCACATGACATGAATTAATTCACTGACCCGGCGGTTGCCGGTGGCCGAAGCCACCCACGTCATTTTGTAAACAACCATTCAACCTTAATGACTCTGCAAGGTTGTGCCCGCATCATTCCAATACCTACAATTCAGAAGGACAATGGTGGCGTATTGAGTTCGGATACAATACTAGGGCTATAGCAGGCTGAAAGCACCTGAGGGACTCGGGGCGAGAGGCGAgaggcgagctcggcgtggaGGCATCGGGGCAGCGGAGAGGACAACAACGGACCCAGGGTCGAAGGCGGCCGTGGCTTGAGGCACCGAGGCGAGGTTTATAGCATACGCGGGCGTTGGAGAAACACTTCTTGCTcgggttggggttggggttgagggcgACACGGGAGGTGTTCCGGGGTTATTGGCACCTCTCCTCACGCGGGTCAAGGAGGCAGCGGAGAGTGGGCGCGGGAGGGATGTGGACGACGATGTGTGGCAGTACGCGGGCGGCGCTGTTGGAATCGGTGGGGGGCTGGGTGTTGGCGAAGCATTATCAGTGGCGGATGGGATGATCGTAGTCGTGGCGTTTGAGGGTGTCGTCGTGGCGGTACCAGTGGGCGACGAACCCTGTGCGGCTGGGGGGATCGAGACATATTCCGGCACAGGGGTAGGTGTGACTGCCGCCGAGTCCGtgcggcggtggaggtcgccCTCCTGTACGTCACGCACATCCCCACCGATACCGAGTACGACTTCGCCCTGGGctgcctcgcgctcgtaTGCCGGCAGACTCGTGGATGACTGTTGGCGTATGACGGGCGATGCGTCCCGGTCCATCTCTCTGGCAGtgcgagggaaggtggaggcgtGCGAAGCGgctcgcgcgtcgaggatgcgttgttgttgttcTGCAATGAGGCGGATGTGCTCTTTACGGGCGCCCCATTCCTTACCGCGCGGACCCCAGAGATAACAGAATACCTGGGTCAGCGTTGTAACAGTGGACgtacgaggaggaaga
Above is a genomic segment from Cutaneotrichosporon cavernicola HIS019 DNA, chromosome: 1 containing:
- a CDS encoding uncharacterized protein (Carboxypeptidase s), giving the protein MGRPEIPVEPVRNNAPRSRGWVKPLVAALCLLPMLYPPTRSMVVDRAQSLVMDSVAWSTPMADLKSNPNKHAGECKQASALSPSWDVSSLLEGKKDRIITWLSNAVKIPTEIFDEMGPIGEDKRWDVFYEFADYLEKVFPLSHEQLTRTRVQTHALVYEWPGSDPSLKPLLFLAHQDVVPVLEDTRHLWTHDPYGGEYDGKYIWGRGSMDDKSGLIGALSAIELLLESGKFNPTRTVILALGCDEETGGAYHMGKWLEAKYGKDSMALIVDEGGGMGELFGQVFALPAVAEKGYLDVELKVDTSGGHSSVPPPHTGIGYAALAVTEIERHPHVPYLNPESPLVSFIGCTAKYAPLPDEFKRQVKKLTDGLAKDKVDKQALKKVEAFWTAYAGRAGTAAITTTQAIDIIAGGAKINALPEVVTAYINHRISIASSVEAVQERITDVLKSMASKFNLDFEAFGTVIHAQDKAAGKLTLAEAWNSSLEPAPVSPYTVESPAWRLLSGTTKSVYATRPDVMRKYSDGIHMAPFMTTGNTDTKRYWNLTRNIYRFAYLIFQGTFNNAHTVDEYIEADMFVEQVRWFANFIVNVDESRDI